The Dyella sp. 2HG41-7 sequence ACATGTGGGATCTCCATAAACCGGGGATATCCATTTTCAGCGGGCCATGGGCTGTCCTCAATAGAAGTAATACGCCATATACTGCCAAATCGCGCATAATGCGGACGCGTCAGAGATCTATTCATATGGCCAAGACCGTCGCGATCCTCGCCTTACCGGGCGTCCAACTGCTGGATGTTTCCGGCCCGCTGGATGTGTTCGCGCAGGCGAATATCGAAGCCGGCAAAGAGTTCTACGCGCTCAAGGTTATCGCGTGTAAAAGCGGCCCCATTCGCAGTTCGTCCGGGGCGCGTCTGCTGCCGGACGGCATTGCCGGCGAGATGGACGAGCGTGTCGATACCTTGCTGATTGCCGGAGCGCCGAACGCCGGCAAGATCGTCCTTTCCTCGCACGTTTTAACGTGGCTGCGAGAAACCGCCAAGCGCAGCCGGCGATACGGTTCGATTTGCACAGGCGCCTTCGTGCTTGCCGCGACGGGCCTGCTGGATGGACGCCATATCACCACGCATTGGGCGGCGGCCGAAGATCTGGCGCAGGCTTTCCCGACGCTGCAGATCGACGAAGACGCGCTTTATGTCCGCGACGGAAAACTCTGTACCGCCGCCGGTGTAACGGCGGGTTTGGACCTCGCATTAGCGCTGGTCGAAGAGGATCTGGGCCGCGATATCGCCAAGCGCGTCGCCGCGCAGTTGGTCATGTTTTTCAAGCGGCCTGGCGGGCAATTGCAGTTCAGCCGAAAAGGCGAAACCCGACCCATTGGACGCTCGGTGCTGCAAGAAGTGCAGCGCTGGGTCGCCGCCACGCCGAATCTCGATCACAGCATTGCCGGCATGGCGCAGCACGCGGGGCTAAGCCCTCGGCATTTTGCGCGCTTATTCCATGCCGAGGTCGGCATTACGCCGGCCGCATGGGTAGAAACGACGCGCGTCACCGCGGCCAGAAAGCTTCTGGAGAATGGGTACGACACGCCAAAGCTGGTGGCGTCCAAATGCGGCTTCGCCAATGCCGACACCTTGCGCCGAACATTTAAAAAGCACGTCGGCGTGACGCCTGCTGAATATCGAAAGCAGCATACGGTGCGATCCGAGTAGCTTCCGATAAAAGCACGAGCGCGTAGGCTAGGATCGTCATCCCAGCCTACGGACTGCTCTTCTCCGGCTAAAGCTGCGCAATCGGCAACGCGGC is a genomic window containing:
- a CDS encoding GlxA family transcriptional regulator → MAKTVAILALPGVQLLDVSGPLDVFAQANIEAGKEFYALKVIACKSGPIRSSSGARLLPDGIAGEMDERVDTLLIAGAPNAGKIVLSSHVLTWLRETAKRSRRYGSICTGAFVLAATGLLDGRHITTHWAAAEDLAQAFPTLQIDEDALYVRDGKLCTAAGVTAGLDLALALVEEDLGRDIAKRVAAQLVMFFKRPGGQLQFSRKGETRPIGRSVLQEVQRWVAATPNLDHSIAGMAQHAGLSPRHFARLFHAEVGITPAAWVETTRVTAARKLLENGYDTPKLVASKCGFANADTLRRTFKKHVGVTPAEYRKQHTVRSE